In Janthinobacterium sp. 67, a genomic segment contains:
- the fur gene encoding ferric iron uptake transcriptional regulator, whose translation MDILRELRESGLKVTIPRLRILQLFQEGGIKHLSADDVYKLLLAEKIDVGLATIYRVLMQFAEAGILFRRHFESGHAVFELNEGQHHDHLVCTGCGKVDEFVDEGIELRQNEIAAERGFVLHEHALSLYGTCAECTAKKIPPRRV comes from the coding sequence ATGGATATATTGAGGGAACTGCGTGAATCGGGCTTGAAAGTGACCATCCCCCGCTTGCGGATTCTGCAGCTGTTTCAAGAAGGGGGCATCAAGCACCTGAGTGCGGACGATGTCTACAAGCTCTTGCTGGCCGAAAAGATCGACGTGGGCCTGGCCACCATCTACCGCGTGCTGATGCAGTTTGCCGAAGCGGGCATTTTGTTTCGCCGCCACTTCGAATCGGGCCACGCCGTCTTCGAACTGAACGAAGGCCAGCACCATGACCACCTCGTTTGCACCGGTTGCGGCAAGGTTGATGAATTCGTCGATGAAGGGATCGAGCTGCGCCAGAACGAAATCGCCGCCGAACGGGGCTTCGTGCTGCACGAGCACGCGCTGTCGCTGTACGGCACCTGCGCCGAGTGCACGGCCAAGAAAATCCCGCCGCGCCGGGTCTGA
- a CDS encoding SiaB family protein kinase, which yields MLYEEFNEFWDVARKRNIIFFYVGYFSQHVVNAISETIKARLDTAGAAGPTRRRIFSSFIEMSQNIMHYSADSLTPDAQLDQQMRRGSFCIGTRGDSFFLLCANPVSTDNVAQIRARLEPLHTMTMEEIRLAYKKALREEAPADSKGAGLGFLTMARDASEPLEFEFVQDPQEPGHTIFCIKAII from the coding sequence GTGCTGTACGAAGAATTCAACGAGTTTTGGGATGTGGCGCGCAAGCGCAACATCATCTTTTTTTACGTGGGCTATTTCTCGCAGCACGTGGTGAACGCCATTTCCGAAACCATCAAGGCGCGCCTCGATACGGCCGGCGCGGCCGGGCCCACGCGGCGGCGCATCTTTTCCTCGTTCATCGAGATGTCGCAAAACATCATGCACTATTCCGCCGACAGCCTGACGCCCGACGCGCAGCTGGACCAGCAGATGCGGCGCGGCTCGTTTTGCATCGGCACGCGCGGCGACAGCTTTTTTCTGCTGTGCGCCAACCCCGTCTCGACGGACAACGTGGCGCAGATCCGCGCCCGCCTGGAGCCGCTGCACACCATGACGATGGAGGAAATCCGCCTGGCCTATAAAAAGGCCCTGCGCGAGGAAGCGCCGGCCGACAGCAAGGGCGCGGGCCTGGGTTTTCTCACCATGGCGCGCGACGCCAGCGAGCCGCTGGAATTCGAATTCGTCCAGGATCCCCAGGAACCGGGCCACACCATCTTCTGCATCAAAGCCATCATTTGA
- a CDS encoding SpoIIE family protein phosphatase, whose translation MQADASNFAVLELFTERRDMMSLPVTEQHKPIGLISRNIFMSQMSKPFYHEVYGKKSCIAFMDKEPLIVDGAMSIEDLTFRAVEAGEKALADGFIITEDGALAGVGFGLQLMNVVATMQAEKNRQIMHSIDYASVIQRARLRTSDAELRATLPDAHLEWQPRDVVGGDFYFFERHAGGWFAAIADCTGHGVPGAFMTLIASSALSQALRELGPHDPAALIGAASRAIKTLLGQDAGGGEAAGHAGSNDGMDCAFLCYDTASASLRFAGAKLALHVVAPGEEAVRAIDGARMGVGYVDTPAGYCWHNETLAIPPGSLLFLTTDGLLDQIGGARDIAYGKRRMREQLLARRDAPAGAVAAALLQDSAAWQGAQPRRDDLTFFCFRL comes from the coding sequence GTGCAGGCCGACGCCAGCAATTTCGCCGTGCTGGAACTGTTCACGGAACGGCGCGATATGATGAGCCTGCCCGTCACGGAGCAGCACAAACCCATCGGCTTGATCAGCCGTAACATCTTCATGTCGCAGATGTCCAAGCCCTTCTATCACGAGGTGTATGGCAAGAAGAGCTGCATCGCCTTCATGGACAAGGAGCCGCTGATCGTCGATGGCGCCATGAGCATCGAAGACCTCACCTTCCGCGCCGTCGAAGCGGGCGAGAAGGCGCTGGCCGACGGTTTCATCATCACCGAGGATGGCGCGCTGGCTGGCGTGGGTTTCGGCTTGCAGCTGATGAACGTGGTGGCCACCATGCAGGCGGAAAAGAACCGGCAGATCATGCACAGCATCGATTACGCCAGCGTGATCCAGCGCGCCCGGCTGCGCACCTCCGATGCGGAACTGCGCGCCACCCTGCCCGACGCGCATCTGGAATGGCAGCCGCGCGACGTCGTCGGCGGCGACTTCTACTTTTTCGAACGCCATGCGGGCGGCTGGTTCGCCGCCATCGCCGACTGCACGGGCCACGGCGTGCCGGGCGCCTTCATGACCCTGATCGCCTCGTCGGCCCTGAGCCAGGCACTGCGCGAACTGGGGCCGCATGATCCGGCGGCCCTGATCGGCGCCGCCAGCCGCGCCATCAAGACCCTGCTGGGCCAGGATGCGGGCGGCGGCGAAGCCGCCGGCCACGCGGGCTCGAACGACGGCATGGATTGCGCCTTTTTGTGCTACGACACGGCCAGCGCCAGCCTGCGTTTCGCGGGGGCGAAACTGGCGCTGCACGTGGTGGCGCCGGGTGAAGAGGCCGTGCGCGCCATCGACGGCGCGCGCATGGGCGTGGGCTATGTCGACACGCCGGCCGGCTACTGCTGGCACAACGAGACGCTGGCCATACCCCCCGGCAGCCTGCTGTTCCTCACCACCGACGGCTTGCTCGACCAGATCGGCGGCGCGCGCGACATCGCCTACGGCAAGCGGCGCATGCGCGAGCAGCTGCTGGCGCGGCGCGACGCTCCCGCCGGCGCGGTGGCGGCGGCGCTGCTGCAGGACAGTGCCGCGTGGCAGGGAGCGCAGCCGCGCCGCGACGACCTGACCTTTTTCTGTTTCCGCCTGTAG
- a CDS encoding substrate-binding periplasmic protein, with the protein MKQASMARLLAVALLMPALAAAADVRIVGEHLPPSSMMEGNVVVGRETLKVRDIMARAGVSYSIELLPWKRAYAQALREPDTCIYSTSRTQEREAQFRWIGPLNEAEWILYGLAERHLTLHTLADARGLVIGTVLGDARDDYLRQRGMTVAPVTQEWLNPQKLLLGRIDLWAVGMAVGSKPFVGKEWAGKVVPLLTFNRVQTYLACNKQLPEAQVAAMQRAAAAMRRDGSMAREQLR; encoded by the coding sequence ATGAAACAAGCAAGCATGGCGCGGCTGCTGGCAGTGGCGCTGCTGATGCCGGCGCTGGCCGCGGCGGCCGACGTGCGCATCGTCGGCGAGCATTTGCCGCCCTCGAGCATGATGGAAGGCAATGTCGTCGTGGGACGCGAAACGCTCAAGGTGCGCGACATCATGGCGCGCGCCGGTGTTTCCTACAGCATCGAGCTGCTGCCGTGGAAGCGCGCGTATGCGCAGGCGCTGCGCGAGCCCGACACCTGCATCTATTCCACCAGCCGCACGCAGGAGCGCGAAGCGCAATTTCGCTGGATCGGCCCCCTCAACGAAGCGGAATGGATACTCTACGGCCTGGCCGAGCGACACCTCACACTACACACGCTGGCCGATGCACGCGGCCTGGTGATCGGCACGGTGCTCGGCGACGCGCGCGACGACTACCTGCGCCAGCGCGGCATGACCGTGGCGCCCGTGACGCAGGAGTGGCTCAATCCGCAAAAGCTGCTGCTGGGGCGCATCGACCTGTGGGCCGTGGGCATGGCCGTGGGCAGCAAGCCATTTGTGGGCAAGGAATGGGCGGGCAAGGTGGTGCCGCTGCTGACTTTCAACCGCGTGCAGACCTACCTGGCCTGCAACAAGCAACTGCCCGAGGCGCAGGTGGCGGCCATGCAGCGGGCGGCGGCGGCCATGCGCCGCGACGGCAGCATGGCGCGCGAACAGCTGCGCTGA
- a CDS encoding LysR family transcriptional regulator: MDRFDAMRIFTRIVELRSFTQAAHDLGYPKATVTHAIKQLEARLRVRLLQRTTRQVTPTPDGEAYYQRCVRLLADLEETEAVFSSAARQPAGKLRVDLHATLAMHFVMPVLDRFCARYPLIELEIGMGDRLVDLVREGVDCVLRAGELGDSSMVARRVALLEQLTCASPAYLARHGTPENLAQLAGHRAVNFFSAQTGKVWPFDFKVDGQRHSVALPGTLSVNNADAYHACCRAGMGLIQAPRYHLESALAAGELVEVLAEMRPDPLPVSVLYPHHRQLSPRVRVFADWVAGLFAEAN, encoded by the coding sequence ATGGATAGATTTGATGCGATGCGGATATTTACGCGCATTGTCGAGTTGCGCAGTTTCACGCAGGCCGCGCATGACCTCGGCTATCCGAAGGCGACCGTCACGCATGCGATCAAGCAACTCGAAGCGCGGCTGCGCGTGCGCTTGCTGCAGAGGACCACGCGGCAAGTGACGCCCACGCCCGATGGCGAGGCGTATTACCAGCGCTGCGTGCGCCTGCTGGCGGACCTGGAAGAAACGGAAGCCGTGTTCAGTTCGGCGGCGCGGCAGCCGGCCGGCAAGCTGCGCGTCGACTTGCACGCGACCCTGGCCATGCATTTCGTCATGCCCGTGCTGGACCGGTTCTGCGCCCGCTACCCGCTGATCGAGCTGGAAATCGGCATGGGCGACCGCCTCGTCGACCTGGTGCGCGAAGGCGTCGATTGCGTGCTGCGCGCGGGGGAATTGGGCGACTCGTCGATGGTGGCGCGCCGGGTGGCGCTGCTCGAACAGCTTACCTGCGCCAGCCCCGCCTACCTGGCCAGGCACGGCACGCCCGAGAATCTGGCGCAACTGGCGGGCCACCGCGCCGTCAATTTTTTTTCCGCCCAGACGGGCAAGGTTTGGCCTTTCGATTTCAAGGTGGATGGCCAGCGCCACAGCGTGGCCTTGCCGGGCACGCTGTCCGTCAACAATGCGGACGCGTATCACGCCTGCTGCCGCGCGGGCATGGGTCTGATCCAGGCGCCCCGTTATCACCTGGAGTCGGCGCTGGCGGCGGGCGAACTGGTGGAAGTGCTGGCCGAAATGCGTCCCGATCCCTTGCCTGTCTCCGTGCTGTATCCCCATCACCGGCAACTGTCGCCGCGCGTGCGCGTGTTTGCCGACTGGGTCGCCGGCCTGTTTGCCGAAGCGAATTGA
- a CDS encoding MerR family transcriptional regulator — translation MYIGEIARLAGTSPKALRHYEALGLLGDVRRSGAYRVYTQQDLAQVKLIRQAQVLGFRLAELLPVLAGDDTDWAALSQHIAAKRAQVRQDIARLRQLDAQLADIGTEIGDCLARQRLQEAA, via the coding sequence ATGTACATCGGAGAAATCGCCCGCCTGGCGGGCACCTCGCCCAAAGCCTTGCGCCACTATGAAGCGCTGGGCTTGCTGGGCGACGTGCGCCGCTCGGGCGCCTATCGCGTCTACACGCAGCAAGACCTGGCGCAAGTCAAACTGATACGCCAGGCGCAGGTGCTGGGCTTCCGCCTGGCCGAACTGCTGCCCGTCCTGGCCGGCGACGACACGGACTGGGCCGCCCTGTCGCAGCACATCGCCGCCAAGCGCGCGCAGGTGCGGCAGGATATCGCCCGCCTGCGCCAGCTCGACGCGCAACTGGCCGACATCGGCACGGAAATCGGCGACTGCCTGGCGCGCCAGCGTCTGCAAGAGGCCGCTTGA
- a CDS encoding cation:dicarboxylate symporter family transporter encodes MKRISLVAQIAMGLGLGVLVGWYFNTHPLHQEWASTQVLKPLGDIFIRMMKMVVVPLVFCCMVLGIAGGDNKSFGRMGLKSIAYFFAITSVAIVVGLLLANLFQPGTGTDISGMVHGATAVRMEPPKGALLIVQNIVPENIFVALSEGKLLSILFFAVLFGLSLNSLPQARSAPVLAVLQGMLDTMFKVVRIVMAYAPIGVFGMIGATVCSFGFASLLPLLKLIGVVYLALLLFALLVLGGICYLIGENIFRLIRYFKDELLLAFSSAASAAVMPQLMEKLEAYGVPRRIVSFVVPVGYAFNLDGAAIFLGVATIFIAQLYGVDLTVAQQAMLVITMVLTSKGAAGVPGFAIIILSATLASAGLPLEGVALIAGIFRIIDSGTTTLNVLGNAVAPLVIARWEKEALLQPPHLPVQARTCPAK; translated from the coding sequence ATGAAACGGATTTCTTTGGTTGCACAAATCGCCATGGGCTTGGGTCTTGGCGTACTGGTCGGGTGGTATTTCAACACGCATCCCCTGCACCAGGAATGGGCAAGCACGCAAGTGCTCAAGCCCCTGGGCGATATTTTCATCAGGATGATGAAGATGGTCGTGGTGCCGCTGGTATTTTGCTGCATGGTGCTGGGCATCGCCGGCGGCGACAACAAATCGTTCGGCCGCATGGGGCTCAAATCGATCGCCTATTTTTTCGCCATCACGAGCGTGGCCATCGTCGTCGGCTTGTTGCTGGCCAATTTATTCCAGCCCGGCACGGGGACCGATATTTCGGGCATGGTCCATGGCGCCACCGCCGTCAGGATGGAGCCGCCCAAAGGCGCGCTGCTCATCGTGCAGAACATTGTCCCGGAAAATATTTTCGTGGCCCTGTCGGAAGGGAAATTGCTGTCGATACTATTCTTTGCCGTGCTGTTCGGCCTGTCCCTCAATTCCCTGCCCCAGGCAAGGAGCGCGCCGGTCCTGGCAGTCCTGCAAGGCATGCTCGATACCATGTTCAAGGTGGTGCGCATCGTGATGGCCTATGCGCCGATAGGCGTGTTCGGCATGATAGGCGCGACCGTCTGCAGTTTCGGCTTCGCTTCGCTGCTGCCGCTGTTAAAGCTGATCGGCGTGGTGTACCTGGCGCTGCTGCTGTTTGCGCTGCTGGTGCTCGGCGGCATCTGCTACCTGATCGGCGAAAACATCTTCAGGCTGATACGCTATTTCAAGGATGAATTGCTGCTGGCCTTTTCAAGCGCGGCATCGGCTGCCGTCATGCCGCAGTTGATGGAAAAGCTGGAAGCCTATGGCGTACCGCGCCGCATCGTCAGCTTCGTCGTCCCTGTCGGCTACGCCTTCAACCTGGATGGAGCAGCCATTTTCCTCGGCGTGGCGACCATCTTCATCGCGCAGTTGTACGGCGTCGACCTCACGGTGGCGCAACAGGCCATGCTGGTGATCACCATGGTGCTGACGTCGAAAGGCGCGGCCGGCGTGCCGGGCTTTGCCATCATCATCCTTTCCGCCACGCTTGCCTCGGCCGGACTGCCGCTGGAAGGCGTGGCCCTGATCGCCGGCATTTTCCGGATCATCGACAGCGGCACGACGACCCTCAACGTGCTCGGCAACGCCGTCGCGCCGCTGGTCATCGCGCGCTGGGAAAAAGAGGCTTTGCTTCAGCCGCCGCACTTGCCGGTACAGGCTCGCACCTGCCCTGCCAAATAG
- a CDS encoding OmpW/AlkL family protein produces MKKSATAAAIVLAAIGAFASNAMAQEGPWLVRARAVHLDPADKSAPVGGVGASDRLTVSSKTIPEIDISYFFTPNIAAELILTYPQKHDVKLDGNNIGTFKHLPPTLSLQYHFMPEKQFSPYVGAGINYTNISDVKLLNGAGRLEHDSWGYSLQAGVDYKLDKNWSLNFDIKKVQIRSDVFIGGAKASEVKVDPLLIGVGVGYRF; encoded by the coding sequence ATGAAAAAGTCCGCAACTGCAGCAGCAATCGTCCTGGCCGCCATCGGCGCATTCGCCAGCAACGCAATGGCACAGGAAGGCCCATGGCTGGTCCGTGCGCGCGCCGTGCACCTCGATCCGGCCGATAAATCTGCTCCTGTTGGTGGCGTCGGCGCATCCGACCGTTTGACGGTCAGCAGCAAGACGATTCCTGAAATCGATATTTCGTACTTCTTCACCCCGAATATCGCTGCCGAGCTGATTCTGACCTACCCGCAAAAGCATGACGTCAAGCTCGACGGCAACAATATCGGTACCTTCAAGCACTTGCCGCCGACCCTGTCGCTGCAATACCACTTCATGCCTGAAAAACAGTTCAGCCCTTACGTGGGTGCCGGCATCAACTACACGAATATCTCGGACGTGAAATTGCTGAACGGCGCCGGCCGCCTGGAACACGACAGCTGGGGTTACTCGCTGCAAGCCGGTGTCGACTACAAACTGGATAAAAACTGGTCCCTGAACTTCGACATCAAGAAAGTGCAGATCCGCAGCGACGTCTTCATCGGTGGCGCCAAGGCCAGCGAAGTCAAGGTCGATCCTCTCCTGATCGGCGTCGGCGTCGGTTACCGCTTCTAA
- a CDS encoding LysR family transcriptional regulator, translating to MIRELKTLVSVAREGTFAAAGDKIGLTQAAVSAQMQRLQAELGLSLFDRAGRSARLNKMGQQILEQSQELLRLYDNLGSASAGAPAAKVTIGAIASVQRSFLPDALATLHQRLPDCRTRVLPGLSMELLNMVDAGEIDMALIIRPPFALQSDLRWTTLAREPFRLIVPRDVPGDDWVELLSQQPFVRYDRASFGGRQVDRFLRKMHLPLREVCEVDELDAIVKLVANRVGVALLPQTAAHRRWPAAVRVVDLGPHTFHRDIGLVRRSQASLSAPARMLAELVAKHVHGTTAD from the coding sequence ATGATACGAGAACTCAAAACCCTGGTCTCGGTCGCGCGCGAGGGCACGTTTGCGGCAGCCGGCGACAAGATCGGCCTGACGCAAGCGGCGGTCAGCGCGCAGATGCAGCGCCTGCAGGCTGAACTGGGCTTGTCGCTGTTCGACCGCGCGGGGCGCTCGGCCCGGCTCAACAAGATGGGACAGCAGATACTGGAGCAATCCCAGGAGTTGCTGCGCCTGTACGACAACCTGGGCTCCGCCAGCGCCGGCGCGCCCGCCGCCAAAGTGACCATAGGCGCCATCGCCTCGGTACAGCGCTCCTTCCTGCCGGATGCCCTGGCCACCCTGCACCAGCGCTTGCCCGATTGCCGCACGCGCGTTTTGCCCGGCTTGTCCATGGAGCTGCTGAACATGGTCGATGCCGGTGAAATCGACATGGCGCTCATCATTCGCCCGCCTTTCGCACTGCAGAGCGATTTGCGCTGGACCACGCTGGCGCGCGAACCGTTCCGTTTGATCGTGCCACGGGACGTGCCCGGCGACGACTGGGTGGAGTTGCTGTCGCAGCAGCCTTTCGTCCGCTATGACCGCGCCTCGTTCGGCGGGCGCCAGGTCGACCGCTTCCTGCGGAAAATGCATTTGCCCTTGCGCGAAGTGTGCGAAGTCGACGAACTCGATGCGATCGTCAAGCTGGTGGCCAATCGCGTCGGCGTCGCCTTGCTGCCGCAGACTGCCGCCCACCGGCGATGGCCGGCGGCAGTACGCGTTGTCGACCTGGGGCCGCACACCTTCCATCGCGATATCGGCCTGGTACGCCGCTCCCAGGCAAGCCTGAGCGCTCCCGCGCGCATGCTGGCGGAGCTGGTGGCAAAACATGTCCACGGGACCACCGCCGACTGA
- a CDS encoding VOC family protein produces MNLSPFHLAIPVYDLPAARRFYGDIFGLEEGRSSVQWVDYNFFGHQLVIHEHPKTASQEHVHSNPVDGHDVPVPHFGVVLGWNEWEALAARLKTFGTKFAIEPYIRFKGQVGEQATMFLFDPCGNALEFKAFQNIDQLFAK; encoded by the coding sequence ATGAACCTTTCCCCCTTTCACCTCGCCATTCCCGTCTACGACTTGCCGGCCGCACGCCGCTTTTACGGCGACATTTTTGGTCTTGAAGAGGGCCGATCAAGCGTGCAATGGGTGGACTACAACTTCTTCGGCCATCAACTGGTCATCCATGAACACCCGAAGACGGCCTCCCAGGAACACGTGCATTCGAATCCCGTCGACGGGCATGATGTGCCGGTGCCGCACTTCGGCGTCGTGCTCGGCTGGAACGAATGGGAGGCATTGGCCGCGCGCCTGAAAACCTTCGGCACGAAGTTCGCCATCGAGCCTTACATCCGCTTCAAGGGCCAGGTGGGCGAGCAGGCCACCATGTTCCTGTTTGATCCGTGCGGCAACGCCCTGGAATTCAAGGCCTTCCAGAACATCGATCAGCTGTTCGCCAAGTGA
- a CDS encoding DUF1987 domain-containing protein, which yields MQLPSPLFIAATPSSPEIDFRFEQHTLSIKGESYPENAAAFYGPLIASVRAYLEGCREAAITVNVSLAYFNSSSTKMLFTLFDTLNQAAIDGNHVRLNWYHDEDDDTILEFGEELQQDFTALDFHDHPVQGS from the coding sequence ATGCAATTACCGTCACCACTGTTCATCGCCGCGACCCCGAGTTCGCCCGAAATCGACTTCCGTTTCGAGCAGCACACCCTGTCGATCAAGGGCGAGTCGTATCCGGAAAACGCGGCCGCCTTCTATGGCCCGCTGATCGCCTCCGTGCGCGCCTACCTGGAAGGCTGCCGCGAAGCGGCCATCACCGTCAACGTCTCGCTGGCCTACTTCAACAGCTCGAGCACGAAGATGCTGTTTACCCTGTTCGACACCCTGAACCAGGCAGCCATCGATGGCAACCATGTGCGCCTGAACTGGTACCACGACGAGGACGACGACACCATCCTGGAATTCGGCGAGGAACTGCAGCAGGATTTCACGGCGCTGGACTTCCACGACCATCCCGTGCAAGGCAGCTAG
- a CDS encoding GGDEF domain-containing protein: protein MRAALSESGLEPDLFTVEAAALAAARRMHADANASGAEQRRVLGELIIHYERLMRETRRLIGRSDRAERDMHLLNRQLQTLAGQLEYRATHDPLTGALNRGAVIDHASRCLAQGDMALIVLDIDLFKQVNDDFGHPAGDGVIQAVVDCLKGLLGQETAIGRVGGEEFSVVWPTSSRDDAAQVAQRICDTVGRQRHAAPITRAITVSVGLSWNRAGTPFETAYSHADQALYQAKREGRNCVRQWLES, encoded by the coding sequence ATGCGCGCCGCCCTCTCCGAGTCCGGCCTGGAGCCCGACCTGTTCACCGTGGAAGCGGCGGCGCTGGCCGCCGCCCGCCGCATGCACGCCGACGCCAACGCCTCGGGCGCGGAACAGCGGCGCGTGCTCGGTGAGCTGATCATCCACTACGAACGGCTGATGCGCGAGACGCGGCGCCTGATCGGCCGCAGCGACCGCGCCGAGCGCGACATGCATCTGCTGAACCGCCAATTGCAAACCCTGGCCGGCCAGCTCGAATACCGCGCCACGCACGATCCGCTGACGGGCGCCCTGAACCGTGGCGCCGTGATCGACCACGCGTCGCGCTGCCTGGCGCAGGGCGACATGGCGCTGATCGTGCTCGATATCGACCTGTTCAAGCAGGTCAACGACGACTTCGGCCACCCGGCCGGCGACGGCGTGATCCAGGCCGTGGTTGACTGTCTGAAAGGGTTGCTGGGACAGGAGACGGCCATCGGCCGGGTCGGCGGCGAAGAGTTTTCCGTCGTCTGGCCCACCTCCTCGCGCGACGACGCGGCGCAAGTGGCGCAGCGCATCTGCGACACCGTCGGGCGCCAGCGCCATGCGGCGCCCATCACGCGCGCCATCACCGTCAGCGTGGGCCTGAGCTGGAACCGCGCCGGCACCCCTTTCGAGACGGCCTACAGCCACGCGGACCAGGCCCTGTACCAGGCCAAGCGCGAAGGACGCAACTGCGTGCGCCAGTGGCTGGAAAGCTGA
- a CDS encoding NAD(P)H-dependent oxidoreductase codes for MTKTTPKRILILLGHPSSDSFCAALAEAYAATARNAGHTVRELRLGQLDFDQNLHEGYRQVQPLEADLLAAQEAINWAEHLVFAYPIWWGGAPALLKGFVDRVFLPGFAFKYRPGKAFPAQLLKGRTAQLLVAMDTPPWYFRWVYHMPGIHQLRKTTLEFCGVKPVRVASFGPMIDSTEAQRARWLEQAQALARRL; via the coding sequence ATGACCAAGACGACACCCAAGCGCATTTTGATACTCCTCGGCCACCCGTCCAGCGACAGCTTTTGCGCCGCCCTGGCCGAGGCCTACGCCGCCACGGCCCGCAACGCAGGCCACACCGTGCGCGAACTGCGCCTGGGCCAGCTGGACTTCGACCAGAACCTGCACGAGGGCTACCGCCAGGTGCAGCCGCTGGAAGCGGACTTGCTGGCGGCGCAGGAAGCCATCAACTGGGCCGAACACCTGGTGTTCGCCTACCCGATCTGGTGGGGCGGCGCGCCGGCCCTGCTGAAAGGCTTCGTCGACCGCGTCTTCCTGCCGGGCTTTGCCTTCAAGTATCGCCCGGGCAAGGCCTTCCCGGCACAGCTGCTGAAGGGCCGCACGGCCCAGCTGCTGGTGGCGATGGATACGCCGCCCTGGTATTTCCGCTGGGTCTACCACATGCCCGGCATCCACCAGCTGCGCAAGACGACGCTGGAATTTTGCGGCGTCAAGCCCGTCAGGGTGGCCAGTTTCGGCCCCATGATCGATTCCACCGAAGCGCAGCGCGCGCGCTGGCTGGAACAGGCGCAGGCGCTGGCCCGGCGCCTGTAA